In the Euphorbia lathyris chromosome 5, ddEupLath1.1, whole genome shotgun sequence genome, one interval contains:
- the LOC136229399 gene encoding disease resistance protein RPM1-like, whose translation MPLIYFSRISEAREEFFFAEIPRTKSQDHDAISISINQGEATSSSDFKSQYEKLPDYLKSCLDYSSFVTFKHSVDKDKLVRLLLSQGLVPDTPGKIMEEVAEKIVQGFICLGMLRQGLLAEGLEIDDNYRQVCLLQVEENDFVANSANSPVFALIYDDGKDIPPKFQGLQVHSLFIMTFERRSSESKDQGLSRAYMETVCSLKSLMVLDLEGIIECLPDEVENMVDLTYLGLYLSKLDELPLTLANLQKLQTLDIRGCRLGNWHELPKEALKIKQLRHLLMSHNTDNSEVTIPKGFGFGEMENLHTCDGVYGGGGIADELGNLIQLRKLGVKRVGDDHSDELVAAIMKMRNLISLSLEAEGSIFRNGTLFPEMEQFSPPALLQDLHLFGGLVDIPNWLLSMENLTVLSLSFSRLLENQISALQVLPKLKHLTLWEASNGKYMSKGFCDPGGFKELETLEIASSSLVEWTEIVNGAFPSLRFLSFRNCMKLEFLPEGLQNISSLQQLCIFPVYTDIVRRLYGDENYKIKHIQDVMLYELPSALLQ comes from the coding sequence ATGCCTCTCATCTACTTTTCTCGCATATCAGAAGCTCGTGAAGAGTTCTTCTTTGCTGAGATTCCAAGAACAAAATCTCAAGATCATGATGCTATTTCGATATCAATCAATCAAGGAGAAGCCACCTCTTCCTCAGATTTCAAATCACAATACGAAAAGCTCCCGGATTATCTCAAATCCTGCTTAGATTATTCTTCCTTCGTTACCTTCAAGCACTCTGTAGACAAAGACAAACTTGTTCGGCTTCTCTTGTCCCAAGGTTTAGTACCAGATACACCAGGGAAAATCATGGAGGAAGTAGCAGAAAAGATTGTTCAGGGTTTCATTTGCCTTGGAATGCTTCGTCAAGGATTATTAGCCGAAGGACTTGAAATTGACGACAATTATAGGCAGGTATGTCTTCTCCAAGTAGAGGAAAATGATTTTGTTGCTAATTCTGCAAATTCTCCTGTATTTGCACTCATATATGATGATGGAAAAGATATTCCTCCCAAATTCCAAGGCCTTCAAGTTCATTCACTGTTTATTATGACTTTCGAAAGACGGTCTAGTGAATCAAAAGATCAAGGCCTTTCTCGTGCTTATATGGAAACTGTCTGCAGTTTGAAATCCTTAATGGTTTTGGATTTGGAAGGAATCATAGAGTGTTTGCCTGACGAAGTAGAAAACATGGTTGATCTAACCTATTTGGGCTTGTATCTGTCAAAATTAGATGAGTTGCCACTAACCTTGGCTAATCTTCAGAAGTTACAAACTTTAGATATAAGGGGTTGCAGGCTTGGAAATTGGCATGAATTACCTAAAGAGGCGCTGAAAATCAAACAATTGAGACACCTCTTGATGTCTCATAATACTGACAACAGTGAAGTCACAATTCCTAAGGGGTTTGGATTTGGAGAAATGGAGAATCTTCATACTTGTGATGGCGTATACGGTGGAGGAGGCATTGCTGATGAACTCGGAAACTTAATCCAACTGCGGAAACTTGGGGTTAAGCGTGTGGGAGATGATCATTCTGATGAATTAGTAGCAGCAATTATGAAGATGAGAAATCTAATCTCCCTATCATTAGAAGCAGAAGGAAGCATTTTCAGAAATGGTACACTATTTCCTGAAATGGAACAATTTTCGCCTCCGGCTCTTCTTCAAGACCTTCACTTATTTGGTGGACTAGTTGACATTCCGAATTGGCTACTCTCCATGGAAAACCTGACAGTTCTGTCTTTATCTTTCTCAAGGCTTTTGGAAAATCAGATTTCAGCTCTTCAAGTTCTTCCAAAACTGAAACATCTCACTCTGTGGGAGGCTTCCAATGGAAAGTATATGAGTAAAGGGTTTTGTGATCCGGGTGGTTTCAAGGAGCTTGAAACTCTGGAAATTGCATCTTCGAGTCTAGTGGAGTGGACTGAGATTGTAAATGGTGCTTTTCCAAGTTTACGGTTTCTGAGTTTTCGCAATTGTATGAAGTTGGAGTTTCTTCCAGAAGGGTTACAGAATATTTCAAGTCTCCAACAGCTGTGTATATTTCCTGTATACACTGATATTGTAAGACGCTTGTATGGTGACGAGAATTACAAAATCAAGCACATTCAAGATGTTATGCTTTACGAATTGCCAAGCGCTTTGCTGCAATAG
- the LOC136229400 gene encoding L-tryptophan--pyruvate aminotransferase 1, whose amino-acid sequence MKSPPCIRFPYKSIYKCHTSLQRHHQQHSAFFIEDIETICCFQTQRERVIMGGLEDNAASPKNNKNSIINLDQGDPTMFEEYWRRMGDRCTMVITGSDLMSYFSNAGNVCWFLEPALDDAIKRLHRTVGNAVSDDRYVVVGTGSTQLYQAALYALCSGGGGGGSEPVSVVCAAPYYSSYKEETEFLHSGLYKWEGDAHTFGKNQPYIEIVTSPNNPDGTIRKPVVKKGKGKTIYDLAYYWPQYTPITAPADQDIMLFTLSKSTGHAGSRIGWALVKDKDVAKKMIKYIEISSIGVAKESQLRTAKILGVAAESCQHFGGSADSENFFEYSQFLMAERWRKLREVVKGNKKFILPKYTQEFCNFTGKYFASYPAFAWLKCEEIDTGKLLRTHNVLTRNGECFGMSREYVRISMLSRDEAFDEFLERLSAL is encoded by the exons ATGAAATCTCCACCATGTATTAGATTCCCTTATAAGTCTATATATAAGTGTCATACCTCCTTACAGAGACATCATCAACAACATTCAGCATTCTTCATAGAAGACATCGAAACCATTTGCTGTTTTCAGacacagagagagagagtaatCATGGGTGGTCTGGAAGACAATGCAGCTTCTCCTAAAAACAACAAGAACTCCATTATCAATCTTGATCA GGGAGATCCGACGATGTTTGAGGAGTACTGGCGGAGAATGGGGGACAGGTGTACGATGGTGATTACAGGAAGTGATTTGATGAGTTACTTCAGTAACGCCGGGAATGTATGCTGGTTTTTGGAGCCGGCGCTTGATGATGCGATCAAGCGGCTGCATCGGACGGTTGGGAATGCAGTTTCAGATGATCGGTACGTCGTGGTGGGAACCGGCTCGACGCAGCTATATCAGGCTGCTCTCTATGCTCTCTGTTCCGGCGGTGGTGGTGGTGGATCGGAACCTGTCAGTGTTGTCTGTGCTGCACCTTACTACTCG TCATACAAAGAAGAAACCGAATTCCTGCACTCAGGGCTATATAAATGGGAAGGCGACGCACATACCTTCGGTAAAAATCAACCTTATATCGAAATCGTGACTTCCCCGAATAATCCCGACGGGACTATCCGAAAACCGGTGGTGAAAAAAGGGAAAGGAAAGACAATTTATGATCTTGCCTATTACTGGCCTCAGTATACTCCTATTACTGCTCCAGCAGATCAGGATATAATGCTCTTTACACTTTCTAAATCAACCGGACATGCCGGTTCCAGGATCGG ATGGGCATTGGTGAAGGATAAGGATGTCGCGAAAAAGATGATCAAATACATCGAAATTAGCTCAATTGGTGTCGCGAAAGAATCGCAGCTCCGCACTGCAAAGATTCTAGGAGTTGCTGCCGAAAGCTGCCAGCATTTCGGGGGCAGTGCTGATTCGGAGAATTTCTTCGAGTATAGCCAGTTCCTGATGGCCGAAAGGTGGAGGAAATTGAGAGAGGTTGTTAAAGGCAACAAAAAGTTCATTCTGCCTAAATATACACAAGAATTCTGTAACTTCACTGGGAAGTACTTTGCCTCATATCCTG CATTTGCGTGGCTGAAATGCGAAGAGATAGACACCGGGAAACTTTTGAGAACGCATAACGTATTAACGAGAAACGGGGAGTGTTTTGGAATGAGTCGCGAGTACGTGAGGATTAGCATGCTGAGTCGAGATGAGGCGTTTGATGAATTTCTGGAGAGGTTATCAGCTCTCTAG